A region from the Serinibacter arcticus genome encodes:
- a CDS encoding antitoxin VbhA family protein — MTMPPDPGRHRADDSDLDARREAMIDIVASWDLDGARPSEAGMAVVRSYVAGEIDLDEMIRRMASTNL, encoded by the coding sequence ATGACGATGCCGCCTGACCCCGGACGACACCGTGCCGACGACAGCGATCTCGATGCTCGGCGCGAGGCGATGATCGACATCGTGGCGTCCTGGGACCTGGACGGTGCCCGGCCCAGCGAGGCCGGCATGGCGGTCGTCCGGTCTTACGTCGCCGGGGAGATCGACCTCGACGAGATGATCCGGCGGATGGCCAGTACGAACCTCTGA
- a CDS encoding beta strand repeat-containing protein, translated as MVVTGLVPAVAEPLAVPSETATITDEGAPAPELENAGADAGGSAPQDSAELPETVEVEWTASDSSTTSEGEASRDGSIGISPMSVPDPPAGSAVLTVKVGGDRLADGSVQGLAGVELGLFGTGSATFEDSNAPTPGLTAIQGTRGSQFNSGWSWTTCVSDADGDCSFIIPIRAGAISETGVPQDTRFWVQQIGTSPEGWYSNPSARLGGSGATPDFTFVYRFRTDSLLRAGQTYRSTTPLLQSTPNYLSPDVGFMRVREDSNAEGGQAANVTRTTGVWNQSRANPPATARCDLDIALVTDTSGSLGAAGIASVKSAMGTFVDAFRGTPTRMSLFSFSTTSPGSGAIPAPGVSAINYPDLLPVTTAAQAATFKAQYANWLSGGGTNWDRGLAAAANSGNTYDLVILLTDGNPTTYGPTPGTGASAFNSHQDIDAGIFSANQLKAAGSRVIAVGAGPGLTPASELNLRAVSGTTAGSDYFRAANFDQAASVLAGLAGNCDGGIEVRKMIVPEGGTIAQATPAPAGWQFDASTTATGVSLVAPTTATTVDGGDGRVSFGLTFDSPVTSGPVEILETQQDGFELVPVAGANAVCLNPETGAPVSVTNAGSAATPGFSVVGQEGVQLTCTIYNTPVSEPEPEPGFELTKTSDPVSGTAVAGGDTITYTVTGTNTGDTVLDPVTITDDLAEVLNNATLTGTPTASAGAAPTVTDTTLTWNGTLAVGGSVTLTYTVTLDEDVPAGTIINNVASGSATPPGLPPIEPPPVETEHPVPGFELTKTSDPVSGTAVVAGDTITYTVTGTNTGATVLDPVVITDDLAQVLNNATLTGTPTASAGAAPTVAGTTLTWNGTLAIGASVTLTYTVTLNDDVAPGTIVNNIASGSATPPGLPPITPPPVETEHPVPGLSVTKSSDPVSGTQVLPGDSIDYTLTFTNTGATPVAVDHLDSLLGALDDGTVTTAPTASPAGALNVSAVEPVTGSFTIDGTLAIGQTVTVTYTVTVNGPTGPFGDGNLVNVLLEGDVPPTEPPGACEPALPGQIACTEHPIPGALVIQKGSTPSSGTAVELGSTISYAIVFQNTGGQAVPVDHTDHLLDVPTLGTITGQPAFIGGNGFGLSLTVGSNGDEFTVAGDLAAGATATVIYSVTLVDELPEGSDGVFSNVVVPTGQEPPTGPCEPGDLLCTEHPIPGFTLTKTSDPVSGTAVQGGDTITYTVTGTNTGATVLDPVVITDDLAQVLNNAELTGDPVATVNGEAAETPSLDGTTLSWNGSLAVGQTVTLTYTVTLDADVPAGTIVNNVASGSATPPGLPPITPPPVETEHPVPGFTLTKTSDPVSGTTVNGGDTITYTVTGTNTGATVLDPVVITDDLSQVLNNAELTGAPVASLGGAPVVEGTTMTWNGSLAVGETVTITYTVTLDADVPPGTVINNVASGSATPPGLPPIEPPPVETEHPVPGFTLTKSSDPVSGTAVQGGSTITYTVTGTNTGATVLDPVVITDDLAAVLNNAELTGEITASVGAAPVLAGTTLTWNGSLAAGQAVTLTYTVTLDADVPAGTVINNIASGSATPPGLPPIEPPPVETEHPVPGFEFTKTSDPVSGTTVTGGDTITYTVTGTNTGATVLEPVVITDDLSQVLNNAELTGAPVATVNGETAAEPSIEGTTLTWTGSLAVGQAVTLTYTVTVDADVPAGTVINNVASGSATPPGLPPIEPPPVETEHPVPGFALTKTSDPVSGSTVVGGDTITYTVTGTNTGATLLDPVVITDDLAAVLNNAELTGEATATVNGEAAAAPSLEGTTLTWTGSLAAGQAVTLTYTVTLDADIPAGTIVNNIASGSATPPGLPPITPPPVETEHPVPGFELTKTSDPISGSTVVGGDTITYTVTGTNTGATVLDPVVINDDLAQVLNNADLTGDPVATIGDETAPAPVLEGTTLTWTGSLAVGQTVTITYTVRLSDDVPAGTVINNIASGSATPPGLPPITPPPVETEHPVPGFELTKTSDPVSGSTVLGGNTITYTVTGTNTGATVLDPVVITDDLAAVLDNAVFNSDAVAVVTDQEALQLDLEGTTLTWNGSLAVGESVTITYSVTVNADAAGAVLHNIASGEGTPPGLPPITPPTVETEHPVPGFEVTKTSDPVSGTAVQGGQTITYTVTGTNTGATVLDPVVITDDMAAVLNNAEFNPDSVSMVSDDAPGALVLEGTTLTWSGSLGVGGSITITYSVTVNEDAAGVLINNIASGSATPPGVPPITPPPVETEHPVPPGPTPPPVTPPVTPPVTPPVTPPVKPTPPLAHTGAAVTTVGIAALLLLGAGGTILVARRRRGETQSS; from the coding sequence ATGGTGGTGACCGGGCTGGTGCCCGCCGTCGCCGAGCCACTCGCAGTTCCGAGCGAGACTGCAACAATTACAGACGAGGGTGCGCCTGCGCCTGAGCTTGAGAACGCCGGCGCTGATGCCGGCGGGAGCGCTCCGCAGGACAGCGCCGAGCTCCCCGAGACCGTCGAGGTGGAGTGGACGGCTTCTGACAGCTCGACCACGTCCGAGGGTGAGGCGAGCCGGGACGGTTCGATCGGCATCTCTCCGATGTCCGTTCCCGATCCTCCGGCCGGTAGCGCCGTGCTGACCGTCAAGGTCGGCGGCGACCGTCTGGCTGATGGCTCGGTCCAGGGTCTAGCGGGGGTCGAGCTCGGCCTGTTCGGAACTGGGAGCGCAACCTTCGAGGACTCCAACGCTCCGACTCCCGGGCTCACGGCGATCCAGGGAACGCGCGGCAGCCAGTTCAACTCCGGGTGGTCGTGGACGACGTGCGTCTCGGACGCCGACGGTGACTGCAGCTTCATCATCCCGATCCGCGCCGGTGCCATCTCTGAGACCGGTGTTCCGCAGGACACCCGGTTCTGGGTCCAGCAGATCGGGACGTCTCCCGAGGGCTGGTACTCCAACCCCTCCGCGCGACTGGGTGGCAGCGGTGCTACTCCGGACTTCACCTTCGTGTACCGCTTCCGCACCGACAGCCTCCTGCGAGCTGGGCAGACCTACCGCTCCACCACGCCGCTCCTCCAGAGCACCCCGAACTACCTCAGTCCCGACGTCGGCTTCATGCGCGTGCGTGAGGACAGCAACGCCGAGGGGGGCCAGGCTGCCAACGTCACCCGCACCACGGGCGTGTGGAACCAGTCGCGGGCGAACCCGCCGGCCACGGCGCGCTGCGATCTGGACATCGCGCTCGTCACTGATACCTCCGGCTCCCTCGGCGCGGCGGGCATCGCCAGCGTGAAGAGCGCGATGGGCACCTTCGTGGACGCCTTCCGCGGGACGCCGACCCGGATGTCGCTGTTCTCCTTCTCCACCACCAGCCCCGGATCCGGGGCCATCCCGGCCCCCGGCGTCTCAGCCATCAACTACCCCGACCTGCTGCCGGTGACCACCGCCGCCCAGGCGGCAACGTTCAAGGCCCAGTACGCCAACTGGCTGTCCGGCGGAGGCACCAACTGGGACCGCGGCCTCGCCGCCGCCGCGAACTCGGGCAACACCTACGACCTGGTGATCCTCCTGACGGACGGCAACCCGACCACGTACGGGCCCACCCCCGGCACGGGTGCCAGCGCCTTCAACTCCCACCAGGACATCGACGCCGGCATCTTCTCGGCCAACCAGCTCAAGGCCGCCGGTAGCCGAGTGATCGCTGTCGGCGCTGGCCCGGGCCTGACGCCCGCCAGTGAGCTCAACCTGCGCGCGGTCTCGGGAACGACGGCGGGGTCGGACTACTTCCGGGCCGCCAACTTCGACCAGGCTGCTTCGGTGCTGGCCGGCCTGGCCGGCAACTGTGACGGCGGTATCGAGGTTCGCAAGATGATCGTGCCCGAGGGCGGCACCATCGCCCAGGCAACGCCTGCTCCTGCCGGATGGCAGTTCGACGCCTCCACCACCGCCACGGGCGTCTCGCTGGTCGCGCCGACCACGGCCACCACGGTCGACGGTGGCGACGGTCGGGTCTCCTTCGGCCTGACCTTCGACAGCCCCGTCACCTCGGGGCCGGTTGAGATCCTCGAGACCCAGCAGGACGGCTTCGAGCTCGTGCCCGTGGCCGGGGCGAACGCGGTCTGCCTCAACCCCGAGACCGGTGCACCGGTCTCGGTCACCAACGCCGGTAGTGCTGCCACGCCGGGCTTCTCGGTCGTGGGCCAGGAGGGCGTGCAGCTCACGTGCACGATCTACAACACCCCCGTCTCCGAGCCCGAGCCTGAGCCCGGGTTCGAGCTGACCAAGACGAGCGACCCGGTCTCCGGTACCGCTGTCGCGGGCGGCGACACGATCACCTACACGGTCACCGGCACCAACACCGGTGACACGGTCCTGGACCCGGTGACCATCACCGACGACCTCGCCGAGGTTCTCAACAACGCCACGCTCACGGGCACGCCGACGGCCTCCGCCGGCGCTGCACCGACCGTGACGGACACGACGCTCACCTGGAACGGCACGCTGGCTGTCGGCGGTTCGGTCACGCTGACCTACACCGTCACGCTGGACGAGGACGTGCCCGCGGGCACGATCATCAACAACGTCGCCTCCGGCTCGGCCACGCCTCCCGGCCTGCCACCGATCGAGCCTCCGCCGGTCGAGACCGAGCACCCCGTGCCCGGCTTCGAGCTGACCAAGACCAGCGACCCCGTCTCGGGCACTGCTGTCGTGGCCGGCGACACCATCACCTACACGGTGACCGGTACCAACACCGGTGCCACGGTGCTGGACCCGGTCGTCATCACCGACGACCTCGCCCAGGTGCTGAACAACGCGACCCTGACGGGCACGCCCACCGCCTCGGCGGGTGCTGCTCCGACCGTCGCTGGCACCACGCTGACCTGGAACGGCACGCTCGCCATCGGGGCGTCGGTCACGCTGACCTACACCGTCACGCTGAACGACGACGTCGCTCCGGGGACGATCGTCAACAACATCGCCTCGGGTTCGGCCACGCCTCCGGGGCTGCCGCCGATCACTCCGCCGCCGGTGGAGACCGAGCACCCCGTCCCCGGCCTGTCGGTGACGAAGTCCTCCGACCCGGTCTCCGGGACGCAGGTCCTGCCCGGTGATTCGATCGACTACACGCTGACCTTCACCAACACCGGCGCGACGCCGGTCGCGGTCGACCACCTGGACTCGCTCCTGGGTGCGCTGGACGACGGCACGGTCACCACCGCTCCGACGGCCTCGCCGGCCGGTGCGCTCAACGTGTCCGCCGTCGAGCCCGTCACGGGCTCCTTCACGATCGACGGGACCCTCGCGATCGGCCAGACGGTCACCGTGACCTACACCGTCACCGTGAACGGACCCACGGGACCGTTCGGTGACGGCAACCTGGTCAACGTCCTCCTCGAGGGCGACGTGCCCCCGACCGAGCCGCCCGGGGCGTGCGAGCCGGCGCTGCCCGGACAGATCGCCTGCACCGAGCACCCGATCCCGGGCGCGCTGGTGATCCAGAAGGGCTCCACGCCCTCCTCGGGCACCGCGGTCGAGCTCGGGTCGACGATCTCCTACGCGATCGTCTTCCAGAACACCGGCGGCCAGGCAGTGCCGGTCGATCACACCGACCACCTCCTCGACGTCCCCACGCTGGGCACGATCACCGGCCAGCCGGCATTCATCGGCGGCAACGGCTTCGGCCTGAGCCTGACGGTGGGATCCAACGGCGATGAGTTCACCGTCGCTGGTGATCTCGCTGCTGGTGCGACCGCCACGGTGATCTACAGCGTCACGCTGGTGGACGAGCTGCCCGAGGGCAGCGACGGGGTCTTCAGCAACGTCGTCGTCCCCACCGGCCAGGAGCCCCCGACCGGCCCCTGCGAGCCGGGCGACCTCCTGTGCACCGAGCACCCGATCCCCGGGTTCACCCTGACCAAGACCTCCGACCCCGTCTCGGGAACGGCAGTCCAGGGCGGCGACACCATCACCTACACGGTCACGGGCACCAACACCGGTGCCACGGTCCTGGACCCGGTCGTCATCACCGACGACCTGGCGCAGGTGCTCAACAACGCCGAGCTGACTGGTGACCCGGTCGCCACGGTGAACGGTGAGGCCGCCGAGACCCCCTCGCTCGACGGCACCACGCTCTCCTGGAACGGCAGCCTGGCTGTCGGCCAAACGGTCACGCTGACCTACACCGTCACGCTGGACGCGGACGTGCCCGCGGGCACGATCGTCAACAACGTCGCGTCCGGTTCGGCGACGCCTCCGGGTCTGCCGCCGATCACCCCGCCGCCGGTGGAGACCGAGCACCCCGTGCCCGGGTTCACGCTGACGAAGACCTCCGACCCCGTCTCGGGGACGACGGTCAACGGTGGCGACACCATCACCTACACGGTGACCGGCACCAACACGGGCGCCACGGTCCTGGACCCGGTCGTCATCACCGACGACCTCTCCCAGGTGCTGAACAACGCCGAGCTCACCGGTGCGCCGGTGGCCTCGCTCGGCGGGGCTCCGGTGGTCGAGGGCACGACGATGACGTGGAACGGATCGCTCGCCGTGGGCGAGACGGTCACGATCACCTACACCGTCACGCTGGACGCGGACGTGCCCCCGGGCACGGTCATCAACAACGTCGCCTCCGGTTCGGCGACGCCTCCGGGTCTGCCTCCGATCGAGCCGCCTCCGGTGGAGACCGAGCACCCGGTGCCCGGGTTCACTCTCACCAAGAGCAGCGACCCGGTCTCGGGCACTGCTGTCCAGGGTGGTTCGACGATCACCTACACGGTGACCGGTACGAACACCGGCGCGACGGTTCTCGATCCGGTCGTCATCACCGATGACCTGGCCGCGGTGCTGAACAACGCCGAGCTGACCGGTGAGATCACCGCTTCGGTGGGCGCTGCTCCGGTGCTGGCCGGTACGACGCTCACCTGGAACGGCAGCCTCGCTGCCGGCCAGGCTGTGACGCTCACCTACACCGTCACGCTGGACGCGGACGTGCCCGCGGGCACGGTCATCAACAACATCGCGTCGGGCTCGGCCACGCCTCCGGGTCTGCCGCCGATCGAGCCGCCTCCGGTGGAGACCGAGCACCCGGTGCCCGGGTTCGAGTTCACCAAGACCAGCGATCCCGTCTCGGGGACAACGGTCACCGGTGGCGACACGATCACCTACACGGTGACCGGTACCAACACGGGCGCGACGGTCCTGGAGCCGGTCGTCATCACCGATGACCTCTCCCAGGTGCTCAACAACGCCGAGCTCACCGGTGCTCCGGTCGCGACGGTGAACGGTGAGACGGCTGCAGAGCCGTCCATCGAGGGCACGACGCTCACCTGGACCGGCAGCCTCGCCGTCGGCCAAGCCGTCACGCTGACCTACACGGTGACCGTTGACGCTGACGTGCCCGCGGGCACGGTCATCAACAACGTCGCCTCCGGCTCGGCTACGCCTCCGGGTCTGCCGCCGATCGAGCCGCCTCCGGTCGAGACCGAGCACCCCGTGCCTGGTTTCGCCCTGACCAAGACCAGCGATCCTGTCTCTGGTTCGACGGTCGTCGGTGGCGACACGATCACCTACACGGTGACCGGTACGAACACCGGCGCGACGCTCCTGGACCCGGTCGTCATCACCGACGACCTGGCCGCGGTGCTGAACAACGCCGAGCTGACCGGCGAGGCCACTGCGACGGTGAACGGTGAGGCTGCTGCTGCGCCGTCCCTCGAGGGCACGACCCTCACCTGGACCGGCAGCCTGGCTGCTGGCCAGGCTGTGACGCTCACCTACACGGTCACGCTGGACGCGGACATCCCGGCCGGGACGATCGTGAACAACATCGCGTCGGGCTCGGCAACGCCTCCTGGGCTGCCGCCGATCACCCCGCCCCCGGTCGAGACCGAGCACCCGGTGCCCGGCTTCGAGCTCACCAAGACCTCGGACCCGATCTCGGGCTCGACGGTCGTCGGGGGCGACACCATCACCTACACGGTCACGGGCACCAACACCGGTGCCACGGTCCTGGATCCGGTCGTCATCAACGACGACCTGGCGCAGGTGCTGAACAACGCCGACCTGACCGGCGATCCCGTCGCCACCATCGGGGACGAGACTGCTCCGGCTCCGGTGCTGGAGGGCACCACGCTGACCTGGACCGGCAGCCTGGCCGTCGGTCAGACGGTGACGATCACCTACACGGTGAGGCTGAGCGATGACGTGCCTGCGGGCACGGTCATCAACAACATCGCCTCGGGGTCGGCAACGCCTCCTGGGCTGCCGCCGATCACCCCGCCGCCGGTGGAGACCGAGCACCCGGTGCCCGGCTTCGAGCTCACCAAGACCAGCGATCCTGTCTCGGGTTCGACGGTCCTGGGTGGCAACACCATCACCTACACGGTGACGGGCACCAACACGGGTGCCACGGTCCTGGATCCGGTCGTCATCACCGACGACCTGGCTGCGGTGCTCGACAACGCGGTGTTCAACTCCGACGCCGTCGCCGTGGTCACCGACCAGGAGGCTCTTCAGCTGGACCTGGAGGGCACCACGCTCACCTGGAACGGTTCCCTGGCCGTGGGTGAGTCGGTGACGATCACCTACTCGGTGACCGTGAACGCCGACGCCGCCGGCGCGGTGCTCCACAACATCGCCTCGGGTGAGGGCACGCCTCCGGGTCTGCCGCCGATCACTCCGCCGACGGTGGAGACCGAGCACCCGGTGCCCGGCTTCGAGGTCACCAAGACCAGCGACCCCGTCTCGGGGACTGCTGTTCAGGGCGGCCAGACGATCACCTACACGGTGACCGGCACCAACACGGGCGCGACTGTGCTGGACCCGGTCGTCATCACCGACGACATGGCTGCGGTGCTCAACAACGCGGAGTTCAACCCTGACTCCGTCTCCATGGTCAGCGACGATGCTCCCGGGGCCCTGGTGCTCGAGGGCACCACGCTCACGTGGAGCGGTTCCCTCGGGGTCGGTGGCTCGATCACGATCACCTACTCGGTGACCGTGAACGAGGACGCGGCCGGTGTGTTGATCAACAACATCGCCTCGGGTTCGGCCACGCCTCCGGGCGTTCCGCCGATCACTCCGCCGCCGGTGGAGACCGAGCACCCGGTGCCGCCGGGGCCCACGCCGCCGCCCGTCACGCCGCCGGTGACCCCGCCGGTCACGCCGCCGGTCACGCCGCCGGTCAAGCCCACCCCGCCGCTGGCCCACACGGGTGCAGCAGTGACCACGGTCGGTATCGCTGCGCTCCTGCTCCTGGGAGCCGGCGGAACGATCCTGGTGGCGCGACGTCGCCGAGGAGAGACGCAGTCCTCATAG
- a CDS encoding GAF and ANTAR domain-containing protein — MSDNSLARELAELVVRLHQAPDTTHTAAEVVQFACQQFDADYAGITLIKQRRQFQTVAPTDPLVEEADRLQHELNEGPCHDSALQGDSFVSQDLAADERWPLWAPRAVELGLRSALGTDLPGQANGHRIGSLNLFWTQPRDFSSSDVEFAHLLTRHAAFALASSIEVEGLTLALDGRKRIGQAEGILMERHKLTEEQAFAVLKRYSNNHNIKLRDLADQVVQKLDLPKANA, encoded by the coding sequence ATGTCTGACAACTCACTGGCGCGGGAGCTCGCCGAACTCGTCGTGCGGCTCCACCAGGCCCCCGACACCACCCATACGGCTGCCGAGGTCGTGCAATTCGCCTGTCAGCAGTTCGACGCCGACTACGCCGGCATCACACTCATCAAGCAGCGTCGCCAGTTTCAGACCGTGGCCCCCACCGATCCCCTGGTCGAGGAAGCCGATCGGCTGCAGCACGAGCTGAACGAGGGCCCCTGCCACGACAGCGCCCTGCAGGGAGACTCCTTCGTCTCTCAGGACCTGGCTGCCGACGAGCGGTGGCCGCTGTGGGCACCCCGTGCTGTCGAGTTGGGCCTGCGCAGCGCACTGGGAACAGACCTCCCGGGCCAGGCGAACGGCCACCGGATCGGTTCTCTGAACCTCTTCTGGACGCAGCCCCGGGACTTCTCCTCCAGCGACGTGGAGTTCGCACACCTGCTGACCCGGCACGCCGCGTTCGCACTGGCCTCATCGATCGAGGTCGAGGGCCTGACATTGGCACTGGACGGTCGCAAGCGAATCGGTCAGGCCGAAGGCATTCTGATGGAGCGACACAAGCTCACCGAGGAGCAGGCCTTCGCGGTGCTGAAGCGGTACTCCAACAACCACAACATCAAGCTCCGCGACCTGGCAGACCAGGTGGTTCAGAAGCTCGATCTCCCCAAGGCAAACGCCTGA
- a CDS encoding ANTAR domain-containing protein, which translates to MAVNDLPAHERKRILAGLATTLAALPLDQPQPWRLGEALRLMVGADGVALTVDYLTDGRTTICASDELANTLESLQEVAGEGPGYQAARLEAFVLVDLASEAEKRWPRLAQALHKQRIRQVSLCAVPLHLDGLRGVATVYTGLGEPLAERPDQVAFLANALGPALLEDAARQPEGRPHASSTWGSRTVVHHATGMVMAQADLASQDALALLRARAYVADARVDQVAASVVSGELDFSNGRD; encoded by the coding sequence GTGGCAGTGAACGACCTTCCTGCACACGAGCGCAAACGAATCCTCGCGGGCCTGGCCACCACGCTCGCGGCGCTTCCTCTGGATCAGCCGCAGCCTTGGCGGCTAGGGGAGGCGTTGCGGCTGATGGTGGGTGCCGACGGAGTAGCGCTCACCGTGGACTACCTCACAGATGGCAGAACCACCATCTGCGCGAGCGACGAGCTGGCCAACACGCTCGAGAGTCTGCAGGAAGTTGCGGGCGAGGGTCCCGGCTATCAGGCAGCGCGGTTGGAGGCCTTCGTCCTGGTTGATCTCGCTTCCGAGGCCGAGAAGCGCTGGCCGCGACTTGCTCAGGCGCTTCACAAGCAAAGGATCAGACAGGTCAGTCTGTGTGCCGTTCCCCTTCACCTCGATGGGCTCAGAGGGGTCGCCACCGTCTACACCGGACTCGGCGAGCCGCTAGCCGAGCGCCCGGACCAGGTCGCGTTCCTGGCCAATGCACTGGGGCCGGCGCTGCTGGAGGATGCGGCCCGCCAGCCCGAGGGTCGCCCGCACGCGAGCAGCACCTGGGGCTCGCGCACAGTCGTCCATCACGCGACCGGGATGGTGATGGCGCAGGCCGACCTCGCCTCTCAGGACGCACTGGCGCTCCTGCGTGCGCGGGCCTACGTTGCTGACGCCCGCGTCGACCAGGTCGCCGCAAGTGTCGTGAGTGGGGAGCTCGACTTCAGCAACGGAAGAGACTGA